A single Actinomycetes bacterium DNA region contains:
- a CDS encoding MFS transporter, with amino-acid sequence MAEDIRAPIAILLRNTGFLRLLATRLTGSFGDGLLQAALASFVLFSPERQPTPLAIAVSFGILLLPYSLIGPFAGVFLDRWRRRQVLARANWARSGTVLLTIPVVAVGRDGLDLGLIVLATLGLGRFVLAGLSAALPHVVEQQRLVTANAVAPTAGTIIYGLGILVGISLGRLAGGGDTGVGYVLAAAALIYAAAGLVPLSLGRDRLGPSNDQHGETTSAVVRGLIAGFRVLTADRPSWRAVAVQLVHRFAFGVLTVVLLLLLRNTMNPASDPDTALAEFALVAGAVTAGALLAAVITPTMTRRTGTVNWTSVTLVMAGVVAPISLGQLQVWTLALGGLFVGLAQQSAKIGADTTLQRRITDDHLGRVFSLFDVGVNVALVLGALVVAFTWPDSGFSWIGFVVLGGLYLVTALWYRSTSPGKDEATLATES; translated from the coding sequence GTGGCAGAGGACATCCGGGCGCCGATAGCGATCCTGCTGCGCAACACCGGATTTCTTCGGCTGCTAGCGACGAGGCTTACCGGTTCCTTCGGGGATGGGCTACTGCAAGCCGCGTTGGCGTCTTTCGTGTTGTTCTCGCCAGAGCGACAACCCACTCCGCTCGCCATTGCGGTGTCGTTCGGGATTCTGCTACTGCCCTACTCTCTCATCGGACCCTTTGCGGGCGTCTTTCTCGATCGGTGGCGCCGTCGGCAAGTCCTGGCCCGGGCCAACTGGGCTCGCAGTGGCACGGTGCTACTGACTATTCCGGTGGTGGCGGTGGGCCGAGACGGCCTGGACTTGGGTCTCATCGTATTGGCCACGCTGGGCCTCGGTCGATTCGTTTTGGCTGGCCTCTCCGCCGCGCTGCCCCATGTCGTGGAGCAGCAACGACTGGTAACTGCAAACGCGGTGGCACCAACAGCAGGAACGATCATCTATGGGTTGGGGATCCTGGTCGGAATCTCACTTGGGCGCCTCGCTGGCGGTGGCGACACCGGTGTCGGCTACGTACTCGCGGCAGCGGCCCTGATCTACGCTGCAGCAGGATTGGTGCCGCTGTCCTTAGGGCGTGATCGACTGGGTCCCAGCAACGATCAACATGGCGAAACCACCTCAGCTGTTGTTCGAGGTTTGATTGCTGGCTTCCGAGTCCTCACCGCGGACCGGCCCAGTTGGCGCGCTGTCGCTGTTCAGCTGGTGCACCGGTTTGCCTTCGGCGTGCTCACCGTGGTGCTGCTGTTGCTGCTGCGCAACACCATGAATCCCGCCAGCGACCCTGATACGGCGCTGGCAGAGTTTGCACTCGTGGCCGGCGCGGTGACTGCTGGGGCTCTGCTAGCCGCAGTCATTACTCCGACGATGACCCGTCGGACGGGAACCGTGAACTGGACGTCAGTAACCCTGGTGATGGCCGGTGTTGTGGCGCCCATCTCGCTTGGTCAACTGCAGGTGTGGACGCTAGCGCTCGGTGGACTGTTCGTGGGTCTAGCCCAGCAGTCGGCCAAGATCGGGGCCGACACCACGCTGCAACGCAGAATCACCGATGATCATCTGGGTCGGGTGTTCTCGCTCTTCGACGTGGGCGTAAATGTGGCTCTCGTTCTGGGTGCGCTAGTCGTGGCCTTTACCTGGCCCGATAGCGGCTTCTCCTGGATTGGCTTCGTTGTTCTCGGTGGCCTTTACCTAGTCACCGCACTCTGGTACCGCAGTACATCACCCGGAAAGGACGAAGCAACATTAGCGACCGAGTCCTAG
- a CDS encoding DUF5318 domain-containing protein, with product MATHKQQQLPRGSRVAAAPTKPPRESLPEPEEVADPTRPRHVIDYTMQRRATLLGLVRGGLREDICDADPILLRTAKYHGEQTSRDCPVCRREQLVCITYTFGAEMGELSGRVRAANELPELALQYGAFRVYVVEVCRGCEWNHLVMSYVLGDGQPRKPPRRGRA from the coding sequence ATGGCGACTCATAAACAGCAGCAGTTACCCCGTGGTTCACGGGTTGCTGCTGCACCCACAAAGCCCCCGCGGGAGTCGCTGCCAGAGCCGGAAGAAGTCGCCGATCCGACTCGCCCCCGGCATGTCATCGACTACACGATGCAACGTCGGGCCACTTTGCTGGGACTGGTGCGGGGAGGGTTACGGGAAGATATCTGCGACGCGGACCCGATTTTGCTGCGCACTGCCAAGTATCACGGCGAGCAGACTTCCCGAGATTGTCCGGTTTGCCGCCGAGAGCAGCTGGTGTGCATCACCTACACCTTCGGTGCGGAGATGGGGGAACTGTCCGGTCGCGTGAGAGCCGCTAACGAACTTCCTGAACTGGCCCTGCAATACGGGGCTTTTCGGGTCTACGTGGTCGAGGTGTGTCGTGGCTGTGAGTGGAACCATCTGGTGATGTCCTACGTTCTAGGGGATGGCCAGCCACGTAAGCCACCGAGAAGGGGGAGAGCGTGA
- a CDS encoding CCA tRNA nucleotidyltransferase: protein MAYVSQEVPPAIAEVQQRAVRALLEWVPDLLEIGELFQRAGHDLAAVGGCVRDAVLHEFNGTDIDLTTDATPEQTIAIVREWADAVWDVGIRFGTVGLRKGEQTWEITTYRSDSYTEDSRKPEIAFGTSLAADLIRRDFTINAMAVRLPSGEFVDDNGGLIDLAAKRLRTPGTPEQSFSDDPLRMMRAARFVSQLEVAVAPEALAAMTTMADRLGIVSAERVRDELTKLLIGQNPRLGIEALVQTGLAEQVLPEIPLLKLEMDEHHHHKDVYEHSLTVLDQAIALEDSGPDLVLRLAALLHDIGKPRTRKFEAGGGVSFHHHEVVGARMTTKRLRKLRFRNDQVDDVARLVELHLRFHGYGTGEWSDSAVRRYVRDAGPLLPRLHKLTRADCTTRNRRRAQALQRAYDGLESRIARLAVEEELAAIRPELDGNQIMTLLDIPPGRDVGRAYQFLLDLRLDQGPIGSAAAEVALLEWWREQQSD, encoded by the coding sequence TTGGCCTACGTGAGCCAAGAAGTCCCGCCCGCCATCGCCGAAGTTCAGCAACGGGCTGTTCGGGCTTTGCTGGAGTGGGTCCCCGACCTGTTGGAAATCGGTGAGCTGTTCCAACGCGCGGGCCACGATTTGGCGGCTGTCGGTGGCTGCGTCCGCGATGCCGTTCTACATGAATTCAATGGCACTGATATTGACCTGACCACGGATGCCACGCCGGAGCAAACCATTGCCATTGTGCGCGAGTGGGCGGATGCGGTCTGGGATGTGGGGATCCGCTTCGGCACCGTGGGATTGCGGAAGGGAGAGCAGACGTGGGAGATCACCACCTACCGCAGCGACTCCTACACCGAAGATTCCCGCAAACCGGAAATCGCGTTCGGTACCTCGCTCGCGGCTGATTTGATACGCCGAGATTTCACCATCAACGCCATGGCCGTTCGCCTTCCCAGCGGCGAATTCGTTGACGACAACGGCGGGCTGATCGATCTTGCTGCCAAGCGGTTGCGTACGCCGGGAACGCCGGAGCAGTCATTTTCGGACGATCCGCTGCGCATGATGAGAGCAGCGCGCTTTGTTTCACAGTTGGAAGTTGCGGTAGCGCCGGAGGCACTGGCTGCGATGACGACCATGGCGGACCGGCTAGGAATCGTTTCCGCAGAGCGAGTCCGGGACGAGTTGACGAAGCTCTTGATTGGCCAAAATCCTCGGCTGGGGATTGAGGCCCTCGTTCAGACTGGTCTGGCAGAGCAGGTGTTGCCAGAGATTCCGCTGCTGAAGTTGGAAATGGATGAGCATCACCATCACAAGGATGTTTATGAGCACTCGTTGACCGTGCTCGATCAGGCCATCGCTTTGGAAGACAGCGGGCCGGACTTGGTGCTGCGACTTGCCGCATTGCTGCACGACATTGGCAAACCGCGCACCCGCAAGTTCGAGGCTGGCGGCGGTGTTTCGTTCCATCATCATGAGGTGGTGGGGGCGCGCATGACGACTAAGCGGCTCCGCAAACTCCGCTTCCGCAACGATCAAGTGGATGATGTTGCTCGATTGGTCGAGTTACATCTTCGATTCCACGGATATGGGACTGGCGAATGGAGCGACTCCGCAGTTCGTCGCTATGTGCGCGATGCTGGTCCGCTATTGCCGCGACTACACAAACTGACTCGTGCCGACTGCACTACCCGCAACCGCCGACGAGCTCAGGCTTTACAGCGGGCTTACGACGGCTTGGAAAGCCGGATTGCTCGGCTGGCGGTGGAAGAAGAGTTGGCGGCCATCCGACCGGAGTTGGACGGCAACCAGATCATGACTTTGTTGGACATTCCGCCCGGACGAGATGTCGGTCGGGCGTATCAGTTCCTGCTCGATCTACGGCTGGACCAGGGGCCGATCGGTTCTGCGGCGGCCGAGGTAGCGCTGTTGGAGTGGTGGCGCGAACAGCAGTCTGACTAG
- a CDS encoding PadR family transcriptional regulator yields the protein MAKRSEVLEFAVLGLLQDNPMHGYELRKRLNSVLGTFRAISYGSLYPCLKGLLQRGLIEEAGPADAGAPTLSGRRAKIVYRLTAEGKEHLADLLEDSGPQAWEDDRFGVHLAFFGRTDADVRMQILQGRRSRLEERLATLRTSMARSRERLDTYTIQLQQHGLDSVEREVSWLRELIDNETENNQGSGTAVATDSGSGQPAHR from the coding sequence ATGGCCAAGCGCTCCGAAGTGCTTGAATTCGCCGTGCTTGGTCTGTTGCAAGACAACCCCATGCACGGCTACGAGTTACGCAAGCGACTCAACAGCGTCCTGGGTACCTTCCGCGCTATTTCCTACGGTTCCCTCTACCCCTGCTTGAAGGGCCTACTACAGCGAGGCCTCATCGAGGAGGCGGGCCCAGCCGATGCTGGTGCGCCAACCCTTTCAGGCCGGCGAGCCAAGATCGTCTACCGCTTAACTGCGGAGGGCAAAGAGCACCTAGCGGATCTACTAGAAGATAGTGGTCCGCAAGCGTGGGAGGACGACAGGTTCGGTGTCCATCTGGCCTTTTTTGGTCGGACCGACGCAGATGTGCGCATGCAGATTCTGCAAGGAAGGCGTTCCCGGCTAGAGGAGCGATTGGCGACGCTACGGACGTCAATGGCTCGCTCACGTGAGCGGCTGGACACCTACACAATCCAGCTTCAGCAACACGGCCTTGACTCAGTTGAGCGTGAGGTCTCGTGGCTGCGAGAACTGATTGACAACGAAACAGAAAACAACCAAGGCAGCGGAACCGCCGTTGCCACCGACTCCGGCAGCGGTCAGCCCGCTCACCGGTAA
- a CDS encoding inositol-3-phosphate synthase produces MGKIRVALVGVGNCAASLVQGVEYYRNADVESRVPGLMHVQFGEYHVGDIEFVSAFDVDAKKVGQDLSDAILASENNTIKICDVPPSGVTVQRGPTLDGLGKYYRETITESSDDSVDVVQALKDSKADVLVCYLPVGSEDAARFYAQCAIDAGVAFVNALPVFIAGTPEWAKKFEDAGVPIVGDDIKSQVGATITHRVLTKLFEDRGVTVDRTYQLNVGGNMDFKNMLERDRLESKKISKTQSVTSQMSRDIGSRNVHIGPSDYVEWLDDRKWAFIRLEGRNFGDVPLNLEYKLEVWDSPNSAGIIIDALRAAKIAKDRGIGGPILSASSYFMKSPPVQYTDTEANQAVQDFIAGKIER; encoded by the coding sequence ATGGGGAAGATTCGCGTCGCACTCGTCGGCGTAGGTAACTGTGCCGCGTCCCTAGTTCAGGGCGTCGAGTACTACCGCAACGCCGACGTCGAGTCCCGTGTTCCGGGGCTTATGCATGTCCAGTTTGGCGAGTACCACGTGGGAGACATCGAGTTTGTGTCCGCCTTCGATGTGGACGCCAAAAAGGTTGGCCAAGACTTGTCTGACGCCATCCTCGCCAGCGAGAACAACACGATCAAGATCTGTGATGTTCCGCCGAGCGGTGTGACCGTGCAACGGGGCCCGACACTAGACGGCCTCGGCAAGTACTACCGGGAAACCATTACCGAGTCCAGCGATGACTCGGTCGACGTGGTGCAGGCACTCAAGGACAGCAAAGCTGACGTCTTGGTCTGCTACCTGCCCGTGGGCTCCGAAGATGCCGCGCGGTTCTACGCTCAGTGCGCCATCGACGCAGGGGTAGCGTTCGTGAACGCGCTTCCGGTCTTCATCGCGGGAACTCCCGAGTGGGCCAAGAAGTTCGAGGACGCTGGTGTCCCAATCGTTGGCGACGACATCAAGTCACAGGTTGGCGCCACCATCACGCACCGAGTGCTCACTAAGTTGTTCGAGGACCGCGGCGTCACCGTCGATCGGACCTACCAGCTCAACGTAGGTGGCAACATGGACTTCAAGAACATGTTGGAGCGCGATCGGTTGGAGTCCAAAAAGATCTCCAAGACTCAGTCGGTCACCTCACAGATGAGCCGGGACATCGGCTCCCGCAACGTTCACATTGGACCGAGCGACTACGTCGAATGGCTTGACGACCGCAAGTGGGCGTTCATCCGGCTAGAGGGCCGTAACTTCGGTGATGTGCCGTTGAACCTGGAGTACAAGCTTGAAGTGTGGGATTCGCCGAACAGCGCCGGCATCATCATCGATGCGCTGCGTGCGGCGAAGATCGCCAAGGACCGCGGCATCGGTGGACCGATTCTGTCGGCCTCCTCATACTTCATGAAGTCCCCACCGGTGCAATACACCGACACGGAAGCCAACCAGGCCGTCCAAGACTTCATCGCCGGAAAAATCGAACGCTAG